Proteins found in one Methanomicrobia archaeon genomic segment:
- a CDS encoding PGF-CTERM sorting domain-containing protein yields MPAGGMVVVRTGAVNLPIGSGPYREMWRSANRIMARGVATGRFGCEIAIGNQSTYSPVNYRTGITCWADHFDRNRLRIRVQSTEPTGTLVGINFDNRSFNVGDPDRLQVRLNDRLMNRTMNLDRLYNETESPQCWWLAQDNAFQMLCNIPRFSEQVITIETGGAPEVTPAVTPEATPTPVPTPAPSPTPIASPSGTATPTPTQPGFGVALAIAGLLAVAYIIKRGL; encoded by the coding sequence ATGCCCGCAGGCGGCATGGTCGTCGTTAGAACAGGAGCGGTCAATCTCCCGATTGGCTCTGGCCCGTACCGTGAGATGTGGCGGTCCGCAAACAGAATAATGGCCCGCGGTGTCGCAACAGGTCGATTCGGCTGCGAGATCGCCATCGGCAATCAGTCCACGTATAGTCCCGTGAACTACCGTACCGGCATCACCTGCTGGGCTGATCACTTTGACCGGAACAGACTGCGGATCCGGGTACAATCCACTGAACCCACCGGCACGCTGGTTGGCATTAACTTCGATAACAGGTCATTTAACGTAGGTGACCCTGACCGGTTGCAGGTTCGGCTCAATGACCGGCTCATGAATCGAACGATGAACCTCGACCGGTTATACAACGAGACTGAGAGTCCGCAGTGCTGGTGGCTCGCACAGGATAATGCATTCCAGATGCTCTGTAACATCCCGAGATTCTCAGAGCAAGTTATTACCATTGAGACTGGCGGTGCACCTGAAGTCACCCCTGCAGTAACGCCTGAAGCGACGCCAACGCCCGTGCCTACACCAGCACCGTCACCAACACCAATTGCATCGCCATCCGGAACAGCAACGCCGACACCGACGCAACCGGGGTTCGGAGTGGCATTAGCAATCGCAGGCTTACTCGCCGTTGCGTATATCATAAAAAGAGGGCTTTAA
- a CDS encoding CbbQ/NirQ/NorQ/GpvN family protein — protein MVMEPNSRIFENSSFEIHEEPFYLPQGNEIALFEAAYKNKLPVMLKGPTGSGKTRLVEYMAWKLGRPLFTVACHDGLSGNDLTGRYLIKGDEVEWIDGPLLMAIKSGGIVYLDEVVEARKDTMVVIHPLSDYRRYLLVEKLGKIFYAPEEFMLVISYNPNYQSVLKELKPSTRQRFISIDLGWPREDLETEIVHRETDLDDETTRRLVKAANKIRNLIHQGLEEGVSTRELVYAGTLLKNGVPMRDALSSTLTEPLTHDADLKRSIEEILKNYFTL, from the coding sequence ATGGTGATGGAGCCGAACTCGCGGATATTTGAGAATAGCAGCTTCGAGATACACGAGGAGCCGTTCTATTTACCGCAGGGTAACGAGATCGCGCTTTTCGAGGCCGCTTATAAGAACAAGCTCCCCGTAATGCTCAAAGGGCCGACGGGGAGTGGGAAGACGCGGTTGGTGGAGTACATGGCCTGGAAATTGGGCCGGCCACTCTTTACAGTCGCCTGCCATGACGGCTTGAGTGGTAATGACCTTACCGGTCGCTACCTCATCAAAGGCGACGAGGTAGAGTGGATCGATGGGCCACTGCTTATGGCAATAAAAAGCGGTGGCATCGTCTATCTGGACGAGGTGGTGGAAGCGCGAAAGGATACTATGGTCGTTATTCACCCGTTGAGCGATTATCGCCGCTACTTGCTGGTCGAGAAGCTGGGGAAGATCTTCTATGCGCCTGAGGAGTTCATGCTCGTGATCAGTTACAATCCGAATTATCAGAGTGTGCTCAAGGAATTGAAGCCCAGCACACGACAGCGCTTTATCAGTATCGATCTCGGCTGGCCGCGAGAGGATCTGGAGACGGAGATCGTGCATCGCGAGACCGACCTGGACGACGAGACCACACGGCGGTTGGTGAAAGCGGCGAATAAGATCCGGAATCTCATCCATCAGGGGCTCGAAGAGGGCGTGTCCACGCGCGAGCTGGTCTATGCCGGTACGTTGCTTAAGAACGGCGTACCGATGCGTGACGCACTGTCCTCGACGTTGACCGAGCCGTTGACGCACGACGCGGATCTCAAGCGCAGCATTGAAGAGATCTTGAAAAATTACTTCACGCTGTAA
- a CDS encoding nucleotidyltransferase domain-containing protein has product MREEQLKELKKTLIAVVKQHEVKQAALFGSFARGEATADSRRIATGSPNAVKRQVDVLTYLKDRILREQVMLL; this is encoded by the coding sequence ATGCGCGAGGAGCAACTCAAAGAACTAAAGAAGACACTTATTGCCGTAGTGAAGCAGCATGAGGTGAAGCAAGCTGCCCTTTTCGGCTCGTTCGCACGCGGCGAAGCTACGGCGGATTCTCGCAGGATTGCAACTGGATCTCCGAACGCAGTAAAGCGGCAGGTGGATGTGCTTACGTACCTCAAAGACCGGATTTTGCGTGAACAGGTGATGCTCCTGTGA
- a CDS encoding VWA domain-containing protein encodes MVLDTLKRARDERHVKHLLKGQYEGEELDTLASTLYPLRDRIGDEGLEQVIGLSSQLTRYSKKKAVRLLELAPEIIERLLTCGDVELVLLVYELARKVAGDTTFVAARLLEETPDTLEHVLRYGDLELAKRVVKLCLQVAEAHGGTAVRLLELSPELIETVGYADLEKVADLSARVARDNSFVAARMLGMSAELIDRLGYGGLQDVVALSMESARVNRSIAVRLLEQSPALIDRIGYDGLQAIAELSRQVARYSWRTAVTLLGMGPELIDRAGYAGLEELALLCSEIARADSFVAARLLEMSPELIDRVGSDCLKKLAYLTTEVNKDDGFIAAKLLDESPELIAKVLAYGDDVVLTSVYALCCQVSDTVNWRTAVRVLAETPELVRRLHSYGNAGLVKDVYALCNRVAAYSGSTAVSLLEQSPALVDRVGYEGFAEVATRAAELTGIDEGRATSFVRGESTESAQFMETIARGLELRKIKHILATYLNALLGYRIELVEAQGASTDGKRIFLPEYLQEFSDEARNFTLYKVLATHEEAHLEYGSFDFEFRAVGHLATRLKAKYGERVWIVRSDLERFFALFPDQALARDLTTILEDYRITARLQAEYPVLGEQIMAMNGYLVTKRPLLAALSTDKQRAVELLGQSLTAGWTKEPVPVTIAAILDQAVSRSQLLTSPEADVHETARVAADLYGLIDEAIPGPYKSVLPFSAPLDQSKVEETIGNFNRAARKISEKLERQERTGEQQSSVQKPPRQLHDAPAERSEPRASEESIKHLLRSLFKETGITPGAVESEIDALELNRLSAYLSELETIIREGTALQKEHGTFLYHEWGMDIGDYRPNWTRVRERQLTGGSTDFYRATVQKYGGLIKCIRREFQMLRPEGLIKVREQFDGDDIDLDAAVQYFIDKRLRLSPSERNYVRTEERTRDIAVAFLVDVSGSTSGATLTCEKEALIVMSEALEELGDAFAIYCFSGYGRDNSIFYTVKEFKDAYDERVQSKISQLRSLRSTRIAPAIRHTTLKLRGREEKTRLLILLSDGKPLDLEYHGDYAIEDTRMALREAGRYGIKSFCITVDREAAEYLPRMYASSRWVVIDEVAKLPNKITRIYRLFTT; translated from the coding sequence ATGGTCCTGGATACGCTCAAGCGTGCTCGTGACGAGCGGCACGTGAAGCACCTGCTCAAGGGGCAGTACGAGGGCGAGGAGCTCGATACACTCGCGAGTACGCTCTATCCACTCCGTGACCGCATCGGCGATGAGGGCCTGGAGCAGGTTATCGGACTGAGCAGTCAGCTGACGCGTTATAGTAAGAAGAAGGCGGTTCGGTTACTCGAGCTGGCGCCGGAGATCATCGAACGGTTACTCACGTGTGGCGATGTGGAGCTTGTGCTGCTCGTATACGAGCTTGCCCGGAAGGTTGCAGGTGATACGACCTTTGTGGCTGCTCGGCTGCTCGAGGAGACTCCGGATACGCTTGAGCACGTGCTGCGGTATGGCGATCTGGAGCTGGCGAAACGAGTCGTGAAGCTCTGTCTTCAGGTCGCGGAGGCCCATGGCGGGACTGCCGTTCGGCTGCTTGAACTCAGCCCCGAGCTCATCGAGACGGTCGGGTATGCGGATCTGGAGAAGGTTGCGGATCTCTCTGCCCGTGTTGCGCGTGATAATAGCTTCGTAGCGGCTCGAATGCTCGGCATGAGCGCTGAACTGATCGATCGGCTGGGATACGGCGGCTTACAGGATGTCGTCGCGCTCAGTATGGAGAGCGCGCGTGTTAATCGCTCGATTGCGGTACGGTTGCTCGAGCAGAGTCCTGCGCTTATTGATCGGATCGGTTATGACGGTTTGCAGGCGATCGCGGAACTCAGTCGTCAAGTAGCTCGGTACAGCTGGCGCACCGCGGTAACCTTGCTGGGTATGGGTCCGGAGCTCATTGATCGTGCTGGTTATGCGGGTTTGGAGGAGCTTGCGCTGCTCTGCAGTGAGATTGCGCGTGCTGATAGTTTTGTTGCGGCACGGCTGCTGGAGATGAGTCCAGAGCTCATTGACCGGGTCGGCAGCGACTGCTTGAAGAAGCTTGCGTATCTCACCACCGAGGTGAACAAGGACGACGGCTTTATCGCTGCGAAGCTGCTCGATGAGAGCCCGGAGCTCATCGCGAAGGTGCTCGCTTACGGTGATGATGTGGTACTGACGAGCGTGTATGCGCTGTGCTGTCAGGTATCTGACACTGTCAACTGGCGTACCGCTGTTCGTGTACTCGCGGAAACGCCTGAGCTCGTCAGGCGCTTGCACTCGTACGGCAATGCAGGACTCGTGAAGGACGTTTACGCGCTCTGTAACCGGGTTGCTGCGTACAGCGGAAGTACCGCGGTCAGTTTGCTGGAACAGAGCCCGGCACTTGTGGATCGCGTGGGTTACGAAGGCTTTGCAGAAGTAGCGACCAGAGCGGCTGAACTGACGGGTATCGATGAGGGCCGGGCGACCTCGTTCGTCCGGGGCGAATCCACCGAAAGTGCGCAGTTCATGGAGACGATCGCGCGCGGCCTGGAGCTGAGGAAGATCAAGCATATCCTCGCGACGTATCTGAATGCGCTTCTGGGCTACCGAATCGAGCTCGTGGAAGCGCAGGGGGCATCGACCGACGGTAAGCGGATCTTTCTGCCCGAGTATCTGCAGGAATTCAGCGACGAAGCGCGTAATTTTACGCTCTATAAGGTCCTGGCGACGCATGAAGAGGCGCATCTGGAATACGGCAGCTTTGATTTCGAGTTCAGGGCCGTGGGTCACCTCGCGACGAGATTAAAGGCGAAGTACGGTGAGCGCGTATGGATCGTACGGAGCGACCTGGAGCGGTTCTTTGCACTTTTCCCCGATCAGGCGTTAGCGCGCGATCTCACCACGATTCTCGAGGATTACCGGATTACTGCACGTCTGCAGGCCGAATATCCGGTGCTCGGTGAGCAGATCATGGCAATGAACGGGTACCTGGTGACGAAACGACCGTTGCTTGCAGCGTTGAGCACGGACAAGCAGCGCGCTGTCGAGCTCCTGGGTCAATCCTTGACGGCCGGGTGGACAAAAGAGCCGGTGCCCGTTACAATCGCGGCGATCCTCGATCAGGCGGTATCGCGCAGTCAATTGTTAACCTCGCCAGAGGCCGATGTTCATGAAACGGCACGGGTTGCTGCAGACCTGTATGGCCTGATCGATGAGGCGATTCCAGGGCCGTATAAATCCGTGCTACCATTTTCAGCACCGCTCGATCAATCGAAGGTCGAGGAGACGATCGGCAATTTCAACCGCGCAGCGCGAAAAATAAGCGAGAAACTTGAGCGGCAGGAGCGCACCGGTGAGCAGCAGAGCAGCGTGCAAAAGCCACCCAGACAACTGCACGACGCGCCCGCAGAGCGGTCAGAGCCGCGTGCATCAGAAGAGAGTATCAAACACCTCTTACGCTCGCTCTTCAAGGAGACGGGCATCACCCCCGGGGCGGTCGAATCAGAGATTGACGCGCTTGAGCTGAACCGTCTGAGCGCGTATTTGAGCGAACTCGAGACGATCATTCGCGAGGGTACTGCGCTCCAGAAAGAGCACGGGACGTTCCTGTACCACGAATGGGGTATGGACATCGGCGATTACCGGCCAAACTGGACTCGGGTGCGGGAACGGCAGTTGACCGGAGGCTCAACCGATTTTTACCGCGCGACCGTGCAGAAGTATGGGGGTCTGATCAAGTGCATTCGGCGCGAGTTCCAGATGCTCCGGCCGGAAGGTTTAATTAAGGTGCGGGAGCAATTCGATGGCGACGATATCGACCTCGATGCCGCGGTGCAGTACTTCATTGATAAGCGGCTGCGGCTCTCGCCGTCCGAGCGGAACTACGTGCGCACAGAGGAGCGAACGCGCGATATCGCCGTTGCGTTTCTTGTGGATGTAAGCGGGAGCACCAGCGGGGCGACCCTGACGTGTGAGAAGGAGGCGCTGATCGTGATGTCAGAGGCGCTGGAGGAATTGGGCGATGCGTTCGCGATCTACTGCTTCTCCGGCTACGGGCGCGACAATTCGATCTTTTACACCGTTAAGGAGTTCAAAGACGCATATGATGAGCGAGTCCAGAGCAAGATCTCGCAGCTGCGAAGCCTGCGCTCGACCAGGATCGCACCGGCGATCAGGCATACCACGCTGAAGTTGCGGGGCCGGGAGGAGAAGACGCGGTTGCTAATACTGTTGAGTGACGGCAAGCCGCTCGACCTCGAATATCACGGCGATTATGCGATCGAGGATACGCGGATGGCGCTCCGTGAGGCCGGGCGGTACGGTATCAAATCGTTCTGCATCACGGTTGATCGCGAGGCTGCGGAGTATCTGCCGCGAATGTACGCGAGCAGCCGCTGGGTCGTGATTGATGAAGTGGCCAAGCTGCCGAACAAGATCACGCGAATCTACCGGCTGTTCACAACGTGA
- a CDS encoding DNA-binding protein codes for MKYSQARFGRVFVIRLEDGEIVHETIEAFAADHAITAAAVIAVGGADEGSKLVVGPEEGRSKPVIPMEHVLEDVHEIAGVGTIFPDKDGKPVLHMHIAGGRNDRAVTGCVRCGVKVWHVLEVILFELIDTTAQRLMDKETGFELLEP; via the coding sequence ATGAAATACTCCCAGGCCCGTTTTGGCCGCGTTTTCGTTATCCGGCTCGAAGACGGCGAGATCGTCCACGAGACCATAGAAGCTTTCGCTGCTGACCATGCAATCACCGCAGCAGCCGTTATCGCGGTTGGCGGCGCCGACGAAGGCAGTAAATTAGTCGTCGGTCCTGAAGAAGGAAGAAGCAAGCCGGTCATCCCGATGGAGCATGTTTTAGAGGACGTCCACGAGATCGCGGGCGTCGGCACGATCTTCCCGGATAAAGACGGTAAGCCCGTACTGCACATGCATATCGCTGGCGGGCGGAACGACCGAGCGGTAACGGGCTGCGTGCGCTGCGGCGTGAAGGTCTGGCACGTGCTGGAGGTTATCCTCTTCGAACTGATAGATACCACTGCTCAACGATTGATGGATAAGGAGACGGGCTTCGAGCTGCTGGAGCCATAG
- a CDS encoding MBL fold metallo-hydrolase, which yields MHVTEHIHALKIPFQLTAPAGTRIERFVYVYLIYGDTICLIDSGVAGSEQVIFDYLKQTGRMPDEIATLVLTHAHPDHIGAARAIQQVTGCTVAAHRADRPWIENVEQQFQDRPIPNFHVLVGGSVAVDHVLEDNEVLNLDKELTLAVLHTPGHSKGSISLWLDEDHALISGDAVPRPGDVPIYDDAAASARSIQRLRARDGIQVLLSAWDEPRIGDQAYQALDDGLNYLHRIHKAVSSVSADNPDLNAQELCARVLDALGLPATSANPLVARTIEAHRAMAYEPIQKESEPRKKTDQTLGTERGK from the coding sequence ATGCACGTCACCGAGCATATTCATGCACTAAAGATTCCCTTTCAGTTGACCGCTCCCGCAGGCACAAGGATCGAACGATTCGTGTACGTCTATCTTATTTATGGCGACACGATCTGCCTCATTGACAGCGGCGTTGCCGGTTCCGAGCAGGTGATTTTCGATTACCTGAAACAAACGGGTCGAATGCCTGACGAGATCGCCACGCTCGTGCTCACGCATGCCCATCCAGATCACATCGGCGCTGCACGAGCCATACAACAGGTAACCGGTTGTACCGTTGCGGCGCATCGCGCTGATCGGCCGTGGATCGAGAATGTGGAACAGCAATTCCAGGACCGCCCGATCCCCAACTTTCATGTTCTCGTCGGTGGTTCCGTTGCGGTCGACCACGTGCTTGAGGATAACGAGGTGCTAAATCTGGACAAAGAACTTACTTTGGCAGTGCTCCACACGCCGGGCCATTCGAAGGGCTCGATTTCGCTCTGGCTTGACGAGGATCACGCGCTTATCTCCGGCGACGCGGTGCCGCGCCCGGGCGACGTACCTATCTATGATGATGCCGCCGCGTCCGCGCGATCCATACAACGGTTACGAGCCCGTGATGGAATACAGGTTTTGCTCTCCGCATGGGATGAACCTCGAATCGGCGATCAGGCATATCAGGCACTGGATGATGGGTTAAATTACCTGCACCGCATCCACAAGGCGGTTAGTTCGGTCTCCGCAGACAACCCAGACCTGAATGCCCAGGAATTATGCGCGCGGGTTCTTGACGCGTTAGGGCTCCCCGCAACGAGCGCAAACCCACTCGTTGCGAGGACGATCGAAGCACACCGTGCCATGGCGTATGAGCCGATACAAAAGGAAAGCGAACCGCGAAAGAAGACGGATCAGACGCTGGGAACCGAGAGGGGGAAATGA
- a CDS encoding MBL fold metallo-hydrolase, translating to MEKIPEQGVIQIAYGFINAYLVIGERPILVDTGTPGTGQKILRTINALGITPEEIALIVLTHGHTDHFGSVDRLKALTGAPVAIHRRDVEALQNGTMKLLPRTILGRVFILFGQEGAMVPEFVTKGPEILIDGERSLTDFGIDGAIIPTPGHTAGSLSVLLSTGEVIAGDLLTAIFNRKKPGWPIFAEDMKQVRASVSALLSRSPTRIYLGHGGPCTPESVRKLLKH from the coding sequence ATGGAAAAGATTCCTGAGCAGGGCGTCATACAGATAGCATACGGGTTCATCAATGCCTATCTCGTTATCGGTGAACGTCCGATCCTGGTAGACACAGGCACCCCGGGCACCGGGCAGAAGATACTCAGGACCATCAATGCGCTCGGCATTACGCCGGAAGAGATTGCACTCATCGTTCTCACACACGGCCATACCGATCATTTCGGCAGCGTGGATCGCCTGAAAGCGCTCACCGGTGCGCCTGTTGCGATACACCGACGCGATGTCGAAGCGCTTCAGAACGGTACGATGAAGCTGCTACCGCGAACGATCCTGGGGAGAGTGTTCATCCTCTTCGGACAGGAAGGCGCGATGGTGCCTGAGTTCGTCACCAAAGGTCCGGAGATCCTCATCGATGGTGAACGGTCCTTAACGGACTTTGGCATTGATGGCGCGATCATTCCTACCCCGGGTCACACGGCAGGCTCCCTATCGGTCCTGTTATCAACCGGTGAGGTCATCGCTGGCGATCTGCTCACGGCCATCTTCAATCGTAAAAAGCCCGGCTGGCCCATCTTCGCCGAGGACATGAAGCAGGTGCGCGCAAGCGTCTCCGCGCTGCTGAGCCGCTCGCCGACGCGGATCTATCTCGGGCATGGCGGGCCCTGTACGCCTGAATCGGTCAGAAAACTCCTTAAGCACTGA
- a CDS encoding DUF362 domain-containing protein, translating to MNNQVFVVRCPDYEQVEDRMADLLAMMGGMREFVAAGEKIVLKPNLLLPAEPQKAVTTHPAVVAAVAQRVNREGAYPVIADSSGPGYPYTARVLGWFYRACGLERIANTTGFELNYDTQYRAVSYLQGTLIKRFEVITPVLDAAGLVNLCKLKTHAFMHMTGAVKNLFGVVPGLTKPGYHAKLNDKTRFAAMLLDLAEYIAPRLSIMDAVVGLEGDGPGTRGRPRHVGLLIGARNPLALDVVASEIIGLERTHNPVVMEAERRGLVPTRLAEVELIGAQKTDLRVPGYKLPATVAEGMGLGRWDVFRPLLRSGATLKPRVIKENCTACGACRDSCPAGAITITSDHARIDDDTCIRCYCCHELCPESAITLHHRLLYRMVAK from the coding sequence ATGAATAACCAGGTCTTCGTCGTTCGCTGTCCGGATTACGAGCAGGTTGAGGACCGGATGGCGGACCTGCTGGCGATGATGGGTGGCATGCGCGAGTTTGTGGCCGCGGGCGAGAAGATCGTGCTCAAGCCGAATCTGCTCCTGCCGGCGGAGCCGCAGAAGGCCGTGACCACGCACCCTGCAGTGGTGGCTGCGGTGGCCCAACGGGTTAACCGTGAAGGCGCATATCCGGTGATTGCGGACAGTTCAGGCCCCGGCTACCCGTATACCGCGCGAGTTTTGGGATGGTTTTATCGCGCCTGTGGGCTGGAACGGATCGCGAATACCACTGGATTCGAGCTCAATTACGATACGCAGTATCGCGCGGTTTCGTATCTCCAGGGGACGTTGATCAAGCGGTTTGAGGTGATCACGCCGGTGCTCGACGCAGCTGGGCTGGTGAATCTCTGCAAGTTGAAGACGCACGCCTTTATGCATATGACGGGCGCGGTGAAGAACCTCTTCGGCGTCGTTCCTGGCCTGACCAAGCCGGGCTATCACGCGAAACTGAACGATAAGACCCGTTTTGCCGCGATGCTGCTCGATCTTGCTGAGTACATCGCGCCCAGGCTCTCGATTATGGACGCCGTAGTGGGTCTGGAAGGCGACGGGCCCGGGACACGGGGAAGACCCCGGCACGTTGGCTTACTGATCGGCGCGCGAAATCCGTTAGCTCTTGATGTCGTCGCGAGTGAGATCATCGGGCTCGAACGAACGCATAACCCGGTGGTGATGGAAGCAGAACGCCGCGGGCTCGTTCCCACCCGGCTTGCCGAGGTGGAGCTCATCGGTGCCCAAAAGACAGACTTGCGTGTGCCGGGTTATAAACTACCGGCCACCGTTGCGGAAGGCATGGGTCTCGGTCGGTGGGATGTGTTCAGGCCACTGCTGAGGAGCGGGGCGACGCTGAAGCCGCGTGTGATCAAAGAAAACTGTACTGCCTGCGGTGCGTGTCGCGATTCCTGTCCCGCAGGTGCGATCACGATCACCAGCGATCATGCGCGTATCGACGATGATACGTGCATTCGCTGCTACTGCTGTCACGAGTTGTGTCCTGAAAGCGCGATCACGCTCCATCACCGTCTCCTGTACCGTATGGTGGCGAAATGA
- a CDS encoding type II toxin-antitoxin system HicA family toxin: MPKLKTLRGREVVKILAQRGFETVSQRGSHVKLERILSDGTKQTLTIPLHDELDKGTLKAIFRQVVRYIPEEELRPYFYG; the protein is encoded by the coding sequence ATGCCGAAGCTTAAGACGCTCCGCGGTAGGGAGGTTGTGAAGATACTTGCTCAACGCGGGTTTGAGACGGTGTCACAACGCGGGAGCCACGTAAAGTTGGAGCGAATTCTATCGGATGGAACGAAGCAAACCTTAACCATTCCGTTGCATGATGAATTGGATAAAGGGACGCTGAAAGCCATTTTCAGGCAGGTCGTGCGATACATTCCTGAAGAAGAACTTAGGCCGTACTTTTACGGGTAA
- a CDS encoding type II toxin-antitoxin system HicB family antitoxin produces MRRIIQVKIYKGEKYYVAECLDLPVVTQGKTLDEVAENVKEAISLHLEGEDIAEWDILPNYSILVNFELPTAAYAEA; encoded by the coding sequence ATGAGACGGATTATCCAGGTAAAAATTTACAAAGGTGAAAAGTATTACGTTGCTGAATGTCTTGATTTACCCGTCGTAACGCAGGGGAAAACCCTGGATGAAGTAGCAGAGAATGTAAAGGAAGCTATCAGCCTCCACCTCGAAGGGGAAGATATCGCAGAGTGGGATATTCTCCCTAACTATTCGATTTTGGTCAACTTTGAACTCCCAACTGCTGCATATGCCGAAGCTTAA
- a CDS encoding cation transporter, which produces MVDHVLKNAFSEHLFEYRTVERKKLLLSLSITVAVMVIEVIGGILTNSIALISDAGHMFTHAFAMGISLIAIKIACKPPCHHRTFGLYRAEILAAFINGLFLILVVSVILYKATIRMLNPRDVLGLQMLMIALLGLAVNLISIGILRGATGDLNVRSVFYHLLGDAASSVGIVIAAAIIYFTTWNILDPLVSIGISALILYWAWGILTESGRILLEIAPAGLNVDHIANDLTTQFPEIAELFNLHLWAITPEMLVFSAHLRVKPATDPAELPNLLARINAYLAERYHIIESTIQIARENNEVYTITQR; this is translated from the coding sequence ATGGTAGACCACGTGCTCAAGAACGCCTTCTCAGAGCATCTGTTTGAGTACCGGACGGTAGAACGGAAGAAACTCCTGCTCTCGCTCTCCATTACGGTGGCCGTGATGGTGATAGAAGTGATTGGCGGCATTCTCACCAACAGCATAGCCTTGATCAGCGATGCCGGGCATATGTTCACGCACGCATTTGCGATGGGGATAAGTCTCATCGCCATTAAGATCGCCTGCAAACCGCCCTGCCATCACCGAACCTTTGGCCTCTATCGCGCGGAGATCTTAGCAGCCTTTATCAACGGGCTCTTCCTCATCCTTGTGGTCTCGGTTATCCTCTACAAGGCAACAATTCGCATGCTCAATCCCCGGGACGTGCTCGGGCTCCAGATGCTCATGATCGCACTCCTCGGCCTCGCGGTCAACCTCATCAGCATCGGGATCCTCCGCGGCGCCACGGGCGATCTCAACGTGCGGAGTGTCTTTTATCACCTGCTGGGCGATGCGGCCTCATCCGTGGGGATCGTCATTGCCGCGGCCATCATCTATTTCACCACCTGGAACATCCTTGATCCGCTGGTCAGCATCGGGATCTCCGCACTCATCCTGTACTGGGCGTGGGGGATTCTGACCGAATCGGGCAGGATCTTACTGGAAATCGCACCGGCGGGACTCAATGTGGATCATATTGCGAACGACCTGACGACCCAGTTCCCGGAGATTGCGGAGCTCTTTAACCTGCATCTCTGGGCGATTACGCCCGAAATGCTTGTCTTTTCCGCGCATCTGAGGGTGAAGCCTGCCACGGACCCCGCGGAGCTACCAAACCTCCTCGCGCGTATCAATGCTTATCTCGCCGAGCGGTACCACATCATTGAGTCTACCATTCAGATCGCCCGTGAAAATAATGAGGTCTACACAATCACGCAGCGGTAA
- a CDS encoding NAD(P)H-dependent dehydrogenase/reductase yields MLELVRTRRSVRQYRDKEIEPELIELLKEAALRSPTSRNFKPWRFLFVTDKARLKALSRAKPSGSSFLTGAALGVVICADETESDVWIEDCSIASIILQLTGQSLGLGSCWIQIRNRMHDDSLTAEEYVKDVLELPVNFRVESIIAFGYPAETKPPIPKSELEYHKILDRG; encoded by the coding sequence ATGCTTGAACTCGTGCGAACGCGGCGCAGTGTCCGGCAGTACAGGGACAAGGAAATCGAGCCTGAGCTGATCGAGCTGTTGAAGGAGGCTGCCCTGCGTTCGCCCACGTCCCGTAACTTCAAGCCCTGGCGCTTTCTCTTTGTGACTGACAAAGCCAGACTGAAAGCACTCTCACGGGCCAAGCCGAGCGGCTCGAGCTTTCTGACGGGTGCCGCACTCGGCGTCGTGATCTGCGCCGACGAGACCGAGTCGGACGTCTGGATCGAGGACTGCTCGATCGCTTCGATCATCTTACAGCTCACCGGGCAGAGTCTGGGACTGGGCTCATGCTGGATCCAGATACGAAACCGGATGCATGATGACTCCCTAACTGCGGAAGAGTACGTCAAAGACGTGCTTGAACTACCGGTGAACTTCAGGGTGGAATCGATCATCGCCTTTGGCTACCCGGCAGAGACGAAGCCGCCGATACCAAAATCAGAACTGGAGTATCACAAGATCCTCGACAGAGGATAG